A DNA window from Alicyclobacillus vulcanalis contains the following coding sequences:
- a CDS encoding APC family permease gives MESTSTLRRTLRLPHVLFFGLVYLAPMVVFAIYGTIVEASKGMAASSYLVAMVAMMFTAKSYGEMVKAYPVSGSSYTYTRRSLNAHVGFMVGWAILLDYVFIPMAIWLIGASYLNAAFPAVPVWVWVLLFILVTTVINLFGIELGANLNVLMMAFQLLVIALFLALGLMHVWHAQQAWSVFRPFASPGGSFSAVLAGASIACYSFLGFDAITTLTEETLEPTRTLPKAIVLVAFLGGVIFIVCSYVGQWVHPSLVFENVNSAAFEIAREIGGTLFSAVFLAGIIVAQFASGLSAQASAARLLYAMGRDAVLPKRVFAYLHSRFRTPVLNVVLIGLLAFMALFMSVETSTSFINFGAFSAFTCVNLSVIAHYIVRQRRRTWRDWTVHFLFPLLGAFFDFWLLLNLDRDALRLGAAWAVLGLLYLAFMTRGFQKEPPELSMDAHGGGMPV, from the coding sequence ATGGAATCCACGTCGACGCTTCGGCGCACGCTTCGGCTGCCTCACGTGCTGTTCTTTGGATTGGTGTATCTGGCGCCCATGGTGGTCTTCGCCATCTACGGCACCATTGTAGAAGCGAGCAAGGGGATGGCCGCGAGCTCGTACCTTGTGGCGATGGTCGCCATGATGTTCACCGCAAAGAGCTACGGCGAGATGGTGAAAGCGTATCCCGTTTCCGGTTCGTCCTACACGTACACGCGCCGGTCGCTCAACGCCCACGTGGGTTTCATGGTGGGCTGGGCCATCCTGTTGGACTACGTCTTCATCCCGATGGCCATTTGGCTGATTGGCGCATCGTACTTGAATGCCGCTTTTCCCGCGGTCCCCGTCTGGGTTTGGGTGCTGTTGTTCATCCTCGTCACGACGGTCATCAACCTGTTTGGCATCGAACTCGGCGCCAATCTGAACGTGCTGATGATGGCCTTCCAACTGCTTGTCATCGCTTTGTTCCTCGCCCTCGGGCTGATGCACGTGTGGCATGCCCAACAGGCCTGGTCCGTCTTCCGACCGTTTGCATCGCCAGGAGGATCGTTCTCGGCTGTGCTCGCCGGTGCCTCCATTGCCTGTTACTCGTTCCTCGGGTTCGACGCGATCACGACATTGACCGAGGAAACCCTCGAGCCCACTCGCACACTGCCCAAGGCGATCGTACTCGTGGCCTTCTTGGGCGGCGTCATCTTCATCGTCTGTTCGTATGTGGGGCAGTGGGTGCACCCGAGCCTCGTGTTTGAGAACGTCAACTCGGCCGCGTTTGAAATCGCTCGCGAAATCGGCGGAACGCTATTTAGTGCAGTGTTTCTCGCCGGTATCATTGTCGCGCAGTTCGCGTCCGGCCTGTCGGCGCAAGCGAGCGCTGCGAGGCTTTTGTACGCCATGGGCCGCGACGCGGTCCTGCCGAAGCGCGTCTTCGCGTACCTGCACTCTCGTTTTCGCACACCTGTCTTGAACGTGGTGCTCATAGGACTCCTGGCGTTCATGGCGCTTTTCATGAGCGTGGAGACCTCGACCTCGTTCATTAACTTTGGTGCCTTCTCCGCGTTTACCTGCGTCAACCTGTCGGTGATCGCCCATTACATCGTGCGGCAACGCCGGCGGACGTGGCGGGACTGGACCGTGCACTTCCTCTTCCCGCTCCTCGGCGCGTTTTTTGACTTCTGGTTGCTCTTGAATTTGGACCGCGATGCACTTCGCCTGGGCGCGGCATGGGCTGTTCTGGGGCTGCTTTATCTCGCGTTCATGACGAGAGGATTTCAGAAGGAGCCACCGGAGTTGTCCATGGATGCCCATGGAGGGGGTATGCCGGTATGA
- the gabT gene encoding 4-aminobutyrate--2-oxoglutarate transaminase yields MNTFVQSASSSQLERRDRYVARGVSNQNPVVIVRAEGARMWDESGRAYIDFAGGIGVMNVGHNHPEVVAAVKAQAEKLFHTCVHVALNEPYLALAEALCRIAPLSGPKKALLLNSGAEAVENAIKIARSFTGRPAIIAFEGGFHGRTMLGMSLTSKVDPYKVGYGPFVPEVYRMPFPNPYRNPFGPGDLTEQALGFLRHAFETYVDPNQVAAVIVEPVQGEGGFVVPPADFLPKLRDLCRQHGILLVVDEVQTGFGRTGRMFATEYAAGLEPDMVVMAKSMGGGLPISAVVGRADVMDAPKPGGLGGTYGGNPLACAAALKVIEIMERDGLPQRALEIGERSMAFLRGLQERHAMIGDVRGLGAMVAIELVKDRETKEPYPEAVARVSKKCLEYGLITVKAGVYNNVIRLLSPLVISDDELQQGLEILAQAIRETETER; encoded by the coding sequence ATGAACACTTTCGTCCAGTCTGCGAGTTCGTCTCAACTGGAACGGCGTGATCGGTATGTGGCGAGAGGCGTGTCGAATCAGAATCCCGTCGTCATCGTGCGCGCGGAGGGCGCGCGGATGTGGGACGAGAGCGGCAGAGCGTACATCGATTTCGCGGGCGGGATCGGCGTGATGAACGTCGGACACAATCATCCGGAGGTCGTGGCCGCTGTGAAGGCGCAGGCAGAGAAGCTGTTTCACACCTGCGTCCACGTGGCACTGAACGAGCCGTATCTGGCGCTCGCCGAGGCGCTGTGCCGGATCGCGCCCCTGTCCGGTCCCAAGAAGGCGCTGTTGCTCAACAGCGGCGCAGAAGCCGTGGAGAATGCCATCAAAATTGCGCGGAGTTTCACCGGTCGCCCGGCGATTATCGCGTTTGAAGGCGGCTTCCACGGGCGAACCATGTTGGGGATGTCGCTGACGAGCAAGGTGGACCCGTACAAGGTCGGATACGGGCCGTTTGTCCCTGAGGTGTATCGCATGCCGTTTCCCAACCCGTACCGAAACCCGTTTGGGCCAGGAGACCTCACGGAGCAAGCGCTTGGGTTTCTCCGCCACGCGTTTGAAACCTACGTGGACCCGAACCAGGTGGCGGCCGTGATCGTCGAGCCCGTTCAGGGTGAGGGTGGGTTTGTGGTGCCGCCGGCGGACTTTCTTCCGAAGTTGCGCGATCTGTGCCGGCAGCATGGAATTCTGCTGGTGGTCGACGAGGTGCAGACGGGTTTTGGCCGCACAGGGCGCATGTTCGCGACGGAGTACGCCGCGGGACTTGAACCCGATATGGTGGTCATGGCGAAATCCATGGGCGGCGGGCTGCCGATCTCGGCCGTGGTCGGGAGAGCCGACGTGATGGACGCGCCGAAACCGGGGGGTCTCGGCGGTACGTATGGAGGGAACCCGTTGGCGTGTGCGGCGGCGCTCAAGGTCATCGAGATCATGGAACGCGACGGCCTGCCGCAGCGGGCACTCGAAATCGGTGAGCGGAGTATGGCTTTCCTGCGAGGGCTGCAAGAGCGGCACGCCATGATCGGCGATGTGCGCGGGCTCGGGGCGATGGTGGCGATCGAGTTGGTCAAGGACCGCGAGACCAAGGAGCCGTACCCCGAGGCCGTGGCACGGGTGAGCAAAAAGTGTTTGGAGTACGGTCTCATCACGGTGAAGGCGGGCGTGTACAACAATGTCATTCGCCTGCTATCGCCCCTGGTCATTTCCGACGACGAGTTGCAGCAGGGGCTTGAGATTTTGGCCCAAGCCATTCGCGAAACGGAAACGGAACGGTGA